The following nucleotide sequence is from Syntrophorhabdaceae bacterium.
GAAGTGAGGGGGGTCAAAAGAATAGGCGCTGTATATCCTTTAAAGATAAGAGGGGAAATCGTTGGGGGTCTTGGTAAGATAATATTCCAAAATCTTGTAGATGTTGAAAACATAAACAATGAAATACAGGTACTTAAAAAAGAGGTACAGCATTTCAAACAGAAAGAACAAAAAGAACATAGCTCAGTTTATACCTTTGACAACATACTTGGGGAAAGCAAAACAATAAAAGAAGCTATTGAAACTGCAAAAAATATTTCCAACCTTAATATCGATGTCATGATTTTGGGGGAGAGCGGAACGGGTAAAGAGTTGTTTGCCCATAGCATTCATAGTGCCTCTGGCTTGAATAAACCATTTGTAAAAATAAACTGCCCCGCTATTCCATTTGAACTTGCAGAGTCAGAACTTTTTGGGTACGAAAAAGGGGCATTCACCGGAGCACTGCCTTTCGGAAAGGAAGGCTATTTTGAAACGGCAAATAACGGAACAGCATTTTTGGATGAAATCTCTACACTACCACTATCAATTCAGGCAAAACTTCTTCGAGTCCTGGAAGAAAGAGAGATAAAAAGATTAGGAAGTACGAAAGCAAAAACAATAAATTTCAGGGTTGTGTCAGCCACGAATATAGATTTGAAAAACCTCTTAAATGAAGGAAAGTTTCGACAGGACCTCTATTACAGGGTCGCAAAGGCTATTATTTACATTCCTCCTTTGAGAGACAGAAGGGAAGATATACCCATTTATATTGATTACTTTATTAAAAAAATTTCCCAATCATTCAAAATGCAACCTAAGACCATATCTGACAAGGCAATGGATATTCTTTATAATTATTACTGGCCGGGCAATGTGAGAGAATTAATAAACGTATTAGACCAAACCATCATTAAGGCATCAAACGACAAAGAGATCAGAGCTGAACACCTGCCTTCTGATATTCCGGTACACGCGCAAAAACCGCACCATACTGAGGTGCCTGAAAA
It contains:
- a CDS encoding sigma 54-interacting transcriptional regulator: MFSHDLVSDIFSDLTTGYEFNPVIGCAIRFFLRNPYESTLIIDKNGCVQYMEKASERFLGLEPGEAKGMDVSKLIPDSALPSVLKTGKPIVGRIFEVRGVKRIGAVYPLKIRGEIVGGLGKIIFQNLVDVENINNEIQVLKKEVQHFKQKEQKEHSSVYTFDNILGESKTIKEAIETAKNISNLNIDVMILGESGTGKELFAHSIHSASGLNKPFVKINCPAIPFELAESELFGYEKGAFTGALPFGKEGYFETANNGTAFLDEISTLPLSIQAKLLRVLEEREIKRLGSTKAKTINFRVVSATNIDLKNLLNEGKFRQDLYYRVAKAIIYIPPLRDRREDIPIYIDYFIKKISQSFKMQPKTISDKAMDILYNYYWPGNVRELINVLDQTIIKASNDKEIRAEHLPSDIPVHAQKPHHTEVPENTHSIKQEITEAERNLITSALRQTNGNKRKAAILLSMPRSTLYEKIKRHNIRPDL